One genomic region from Branchiostoma lanceolatum isolate klBraLanc5 chromosome 7, klBraLanc5.hap2, whole genome shotgun sequence encodes:
- the LOC136438999 gene encoding mitochondrial import inner membrane translocase subunit TIM50-like produces the protein MGKSTKMAALMARRAARGFILFSSASRREIVTTQPTGAAILCHRLCASRRVAPVYRFACVSRFSTTISAPAEDSITQSILKEKSTAEQGSDGKEGREDKKDEKPKRDWTKISIYATFAMFGIAGFVSLVEMGRPLRDENGQVVKDEFSNDVVFVAYFRRAWKEMMGYKTMIEEPSREKLLPDPLQEPYYQPPYTLVLEMTGVLVHPEWTYASGWRFKKRPGLDYFLSQVGPPLFEVVIYTREQGFTAYPLIDSLDPNGYIMYRLFRDATKYMNGHHVKDLSSLNRDMGKVVIVDCDPHAYQLQPSNAVGLPKWDGNSDDRTLFDLAFFLRTIATSGVEDIRPVLDYYRSEDDPLEAFKRNQARLQEEQARKIEEEAESKKSVAPLGSWSRGFFGARR, from the coding sequence ATGGGAAAAAGCACAAAAATGGCGGCGCTCATGGCGAGGAGAGCCGCACGAGGGTTTATCTTGTTTTCCTCGGCCTCGCGACGCGAAATCGTGACTACACAACCCACCGGAGCTGCAATATTGTGTCATAGACTTTGTGCCTCCAGGAGGGTAGCACCAGTGTACAGGTTTGCCTGCGTTTCTCGGTTTTCTACGACGATATCAGCTCCAGCTGAAGACTCCATCACGCAATCCATTCTGAAAGAGAAAAGTACAGCAGAGCAGGGTTCAGACGGTAAGGAAGGACGCGAGGACAAAAAGGATGAGAAGCCCAAACGAGATTGGACCAAAATCAGTATCTACGCGACATTTGCAATGTTCGGCATCGCTGGTTTTGTTTCTTTGGTTGAAATGGGGCGACCTCTACGCGATGAAAATGGGCAAGTCGTCAAGGACGAGTTTTCTAACGACGTGGTTTTCGTAGCGTACTTCCGCCGAGCTTGGAAGGAGATGATGGGTTATAAGACCATGATTGAAGAGCCTAGCCGTGAGAAGCTCCTCCCTGACCCCTTACAGGAGCCCTACTACCAGCCACCCTACACCCTTGTGCTGGAGATGACAGGCGTACTGGTGCACCCAGAGTGGACCTATGCCAGTGGCTGGCGTTTCAAGAAGCGACCGGGTctggactactttctctcgcagGTGGGCCCGCCTCTGTTCGAGGTCGTCATCTACACCCGTGAGCAAGGCTTTACCGCCTATCCGCTCATCGACAGCCTCGACCCCAACGGCTACATTATGTATCGCCTATTCCGAGATGCGACGAAGTACATGAATGGCCACCACGTGAAAGACCTCTCCAGTCTTAACCGCGACATGGGTAAGGTCGTCATCGTGGATTGTGATCCGCATGCGTACCAACTGCAACCAAGCAACGCCGTTGGTCTGCCGAAGTGGGATGGTAACAGCGACGACCGGACTCTGTTCGACTTGGCATTCTTCCTCCGCACTATCGCGACGAGTGGAGTGGAGGACATTCGGCCGGTGTTGGACTACTACAGGTCGGAGGACGACCCGTTGGAAGCCTTCAAGCGGAACCAGGCGCGACTACAAGAGGAGCAAGCAAGGAAGATAGAAGAGGAAGCCGAGAGTAAGAAGTCGGTCGCACCTCTCGGGAGCTGGAGTAGAGGATTCTTTGGTGCCAGAAGATAG